The DNA region CAACACTGTAAAACGGCCCTGTTTTTCCGGCCCCCATCCTTCAGGAGGTTCCACATACCGCCATGCAAAGCGTCGCGGCATTCATCATTGTTCTAGGCGTGCTCATCGCCTTCCACGAGCTCGGCCACTTCCTCGTTGCCAAGCTCATGGGCATGGGCGTGAAAACATACTCCCTCGGCTTCGGCCCCAAGGTATTCGGCAAGCGCTACGGCCAGACCGAGTACCGCCTCTCCTGGATTCCCCTGGGCGGCTATGTCTCCCTGGTGGGCGAGCGCGAGGACGACCAGCTTGAGGAAGGATTTACCGCCCGCGAGCACTTCAACCGCCGGCCCGCCTGGCAGCGCACCCTCGTGATCCTGGCCGGCCCGGTCTTCAACGTCATCCTGGCCTGGCTCATCTTCTGGGGTCTGTTCTGGGCCCAGGGCATGTACGAGCCCCTGCCCGTAATCGGACAGGTGCAGGAAGAGTCCCCGGCCGCCGCAGCCGGCATCATGAAGGGCGACCGCATCCTTACGGTGAACGGCAAGGAGATCGACACCTGGAGCGACCTCTCCAACACCATCTCGGCCAGCAATGGCACGGAAGTGACCCTGACCATCGAGCGCGGCGACGAGACCATCACCAAGGCCCTGAAGCCCAAGCTGATGACCCGCCCCAACCTCTTTGGCGAGGACGAGAAGAGCTACCTCATCGGCATCGTGGGCTCAGGCGACCACCGCGTGGTGCCCGTGAGCGGCGGTTCCGCGGCGGTCCTGTCCATCGAACGCACCTGGGACTACATATCCCTCACCGTGCAGGGCTTTGCCAAGCTCATCGAGCGCGCCATCCCGCTGGACACCGTGGGCGGTCCCATCATGATCGCCCAGCTGGTGAGCCAGCAGGCCCAGCAGGGCTTCGGCAACCTGCTCGCACTCACGGCGCTTATCAGCGTCAACCTGGCCATCATCAACCTTTTGCCCATTCCCGTGCTGGACGGCGGGCACATCCTCTTTCTGATTATAGAGATGATCCGCCGCAAGCCGGTCAGCCCACGGGTTCAGGAGATGACCTTCCGGGTCGGCTTCGTCCTGCTCATCACGCTCATGCTTCTGGCTACATACAATGACATCGCCCGAATATTCGGCGGCTCCTGATTCCAGCCCCGTGCTCTGCCTCAACGGGGCCGAGATGCATATCCAGCTCTGCCTCCTCGCCCCGGCTCAGGCCGGCGGCGGGGGGGCGTACCGGCTGCTACGCTTCGAGGAACACGCCGTGGCCGGACGCGCCAACCCGGTGCTCGTGCCGGCCATGCAGCGCGTGCTGGAGGAGGCATCCATCCCGCTGGAGCGCGGCGGTTTGCGCCTGGCCTGCGTACGCGGACCGGGCAGCTTCACCGGGCTCCGGCTCACCCTGTCCGCCTGTCTGGGTCTGGCCGAAGCGCTGGAGCTTCCCCTGGCCGGCATGGACTACCTGCCCCTGGCCGCACGCGCCGTGATCCAGGCCATCCCACCGAAAAAGATGGGCCCTGGCACGCTGTTCATGGTCACCCACGCCCGCAGACGGCAGGTCTACTGCCAGGGCTTCTCCCTGCCTGACGGCGAGCCCGTGACCGCGCCGGACGTGCTGATGCTGGAGGATGTTCCGGCTTTGGTGGCCGCGCATCCCGGTATCCGCCTGCTGGTCGGCACTGGTATGGAGCGCAACCGCGAGCCGCTGGAGGAGCTCTTTGCCCAGGCGCAGGTGGACGTAGCCGTGCTGCCCGTGGACATGGCCCACCCCACGCCCAAGGCGTTCATCACCGAGGCCGCGAATCTCACCTTCTCCCGGCAGCCCATCGAGCCGCTCTATCTGCGCGGCTCCGACGCCGAGGAAAACCTGCCCGCCATTGCCGCCCTGCGCGGCCTTTCTGCGGAAGAAGCGCGGGAAAAAATTCTGCGCGCCCGCGCCGATTCCGAGTAACCAACTGTATTTATTCGATCAACACCTGCACTAAATCTTTCTTAAGCCCCCCTAAAGACTTTCCAGGGACAGTCGATCTTTTAGAGTAACACGCCGGGGAAATAGGCCAAACGGAATTGGCCTGTGTTTTTTGCCCCGCAGCTCGGCATGGACGCCGAGACGTACACTCTTCA from Oceanidesulfovibrio marinus includes:
- the tsaB gene encoding tRNA (adenosine(37)-N6)-threonylcarbamoyltransferase complex dimerization subunit type 1 TsaB; amino-acid sequence: MTSPEYSAAPDSSPVLCLNGAEMHIQLCLLAPAQAGGGGAYRLLRFEEHAVAGRANPVLVPAMQRVLEEASIPLERGGLRLACVRGPGSFTGLRLTLSACLGLAEALELPLAGMDYLPLAARAVIQAIPPKKMGPGTLFMVTHARRRQVYCQGFSLPDGEPVTAPDVLMLEDVPALVAAHPGIRLLVGTGMERNREPLEELFAQAQVDVAVLPVDMAHPTPKAFITEAANLTFSRQPIEPLYLRGSDAEENLPAIAALRGLSAEEAREKILRARADSE
- the rseP gene encoding RIP metalloprotease RseP, yielding MQSVAAFIIVLGVLIAFHELGHFLVAKLMGMGVKTYSLGFGPKVFGKRYGQTEYRLSWIPLGGYVSLVGEREDDQLEEGFTAREHFNRRPAWQRTLVILAGPVFNVILAWLIFWGLFWAQGMYEPLPVIGQVQEESPAAAAGIMKGDRILTVNGKEIDTWSDLSNTISASNGTEVTLTIERGDETITKALKPKLMTRPNLFGEDEKSYLIGIVGSGDHRVVPVSGGSAAVLSIERTWDYISLTVQGFAKLIERAIPLDTVGGPIMIAQLVSQQAQQGFGNLLALTALISVNLAIINLLPIPVLDGGHILFLIIEMIRRKPVSPRVQEMTFRVGFVLLITLMLLATYNDIARIFGGS